Proteins co-encoded in one Oncorhynchus masou masou isolate Uvic2021 chromosome 22, UVic_Omas_1.1, whole genome shotgun sequence genomic window:
- the LOC135509787 gene encoding uncharacterized protein LOC135509787 translates to MQSSFKTQSPPSPSPSPTPSTSPTPSPSPTPSTSPTPSPSPSPSPSPTPSPSPTPSPTPTPSPSTSPTPSPSPSPSPTPSPTPTPSPSTSPTPSPTPSPSPTPSPTPSPTPSPSPSPISSPSPTPSPSPSPTPSPSPSPTPSPSRSPSPSPTPSPSPSPTPSPSPSPTPTPSPISSPSPSPTPSPTPSPSPSPSPTPSPTPSPSPSPTPSPSPSPTPSPSPSPTPSPSPSPSPTPSPSPSPTPTPSPSPSPTPTPSPSPSPSPISSPSPSPISSPSPSPSPTPSPSPSPSPTPSPSPTPSPSPSPSPTPSPSPSPSPTPSPSPSPTPSPSPSPSPISSPSPSPTPSPSPSPSPSPTPSPSPSTSPSPSPSTTPTPSLNF, encoded by the exons ATGCAATCATCCTTTAAGACACAGTCCCCA CCTAGTCCCAGTCCTAGTCCCACTCCTAGTACCAGTCCTACTCCCAGTCCTAGTCCCACTCCTAGTACCAGTCctactcccagtcccagtcctagtcccagtcccagtcctactcccagtcccagtcctactCCCAGTCCTACTCCTACTCCCAGTCCTAGTACCAGTCctactcccagtcccagtcctagtccCAGTCCTACTCCCAGTCCTACTCCTACTCCCAGTCCTAGTACCAGTCCTACTCCCAGTCctactcccagtcccagtcctactCCCAGTCCTACTCCCAGTCctactcccagtcccagtcccagtcccatttccagtcccagtcctactcccagtcccagtcccagtcctactcccagtcccagtcccagtcctactCCCAGTCCTAGtcgcagtcccagtcccagtcctactcccagtcccagtcccagtcctactCCCAGTCCTAGTCCCAGTCCTACTCCTACTCCCAGTCCCAtttccagtcccagtcccagtcctactCCCAGTCCTACTCCCAgtcctagtcccagtcccagtcctactCCCAGTCctactcccagtcccagtcccagtcctactcccagtcctagtcccagtcctactcccagtcccagtcccagtcctactcccagtcctagtcccagtcccagtcctactcctagtcccagtcccagtcctactcctactcctagtcccagtcccagtcctactCCTACTCCCAgtcctagtcccagtcccagtcctatttccagtcccagtcccagtcctatttccagtcccagtcccagtcccagtcctactcctagtcctagtcccagtcccagtcctactcccagtcccagtcctactcctagtcctagtcccagtcccagtcctactcctagtcctagtcccagtcccagtcctactcctagtcccagtcccagtcctactcctagtcctagtcccagtcccagtcctatttccagtcccagtcccagtcctactcccagtcctagtcccagtcccagtcccagtcctactcccagtcctagtcccagtaccagtcctagtcccagtccta